Proteins from one Algicella marina genomic window:
- the rsmI gene encoding 16S rRNA (cytidine(1402)-2'-O)-methyltransferase — MAGELSGGLYLVATPIGTARDITLRALDILRDADLLAAEDTRQARKLMEIHGVPMAGRQVLPYHDHNGAQQRPRILAALAEGQAVAYVSDAGTPLIADPGYRLTEAAISEGFPVTSAPGASALLAALSVAGMPTDRFLFAGFPPPKGGARLAFLEGWAAVPATLVFYESPKRLGASLAAMADAFGPARRVAVCRELTKRFEEVRRGSLEEMASLYEDTPPKGEIVVVVAPPELVAASGEDLDTALLSALKGASVRDAAAEVSEALGVPRKRAYARALELLREADA; from the coding sequence ATGGCAGGCGAACTCTCCGGCGGGCTCTATCTTGTCGCTACTCCTATCGGGACGGCGCGGGATATCACCTTGCGGGCGCTGGATATCCTGCGGGACGCGGATTTGCTGGCCGCAGAGGACACCCGGCAGGCACGCAAGCTGATGGAAATCCATGGCGTACCGATGGCGGGGCGCCAGGTGCTTCCCTACCATGATCACAACGGCGCCCAGCAGCGACCCCGTATCCTGGCCGCGCTGGCGGAGGGACAGGCGGTGGCCTATGTTTCCGACGCCGGAACGCCGCTGATTGCCGACCCCGGATACCGGCTGACAGAAGCAGCGATTTCCGAAGGCTTTCCAGTGACTTCCGCGCCGGGAGCATCCGCGCTGCTGGCAGCGCTGAGCGTGGCGGGAATGCCGACTGACAGGTTCCTTTTTGCCGGGTTCCCACCGCCGAAGGGCGGTGCGCGCTTGGCGTTTCTGGAAGGTTGGGCGGCGGTGCCGGCAACGCTGGTTTTCTACGAGTCCCCCAAGCGCCTGGGGGCGTCGCTGGCGGCGATGGCCGATGCGTTCGGCCCGGCGCGGCGCGTGGCAGTTTGCCGCGAATTGACCAAACGGTTCGAGGAGGTGCGGCGTGGAAGTCTCGAAGAGATGGCTTCGCTCTACGAAGATACGCCGCCGAAAGGGGAGATCGTGGTGGTGGTCGCGCCGCCGGAACTGGTGGCGGCGAGTGGTGAAGATCTTGATACGGCCCTTCTGTCGGCGCTGAAAGGCGCGTCGGTGCGCGACGCGGCCGCGGAGGTCTCCGAGGCGTTGGGTGTGCCGCGCAAGCGGGCCTATGCGCGGGCGCTGGAACTGCTGCGCGAGGCGGATGCATGA
- a CDS encoding penicillin-binding protein activator, which produces MQKRNFVRLIAAVAGLAALSACTGPIAPQQGNAAPSGPVTVALLVPTGSADANQDQLGQSLVNAAELANRDLASLEITLKTYGTAGDQTTAASAANQAIAEGADIILGPLFGDTTTAVAPIAGAKALKILSFSNNPEIAGGNTYILGQTFENTARRVTSFAAGRGLNRLAIVHPSGLEGETARDAIRTAAAAAGSTIVTEGSYELSVEGITEAASGIATGIRGSGANAVMLTDGPTAGLPYITESLRGLGVRPAAAKFIGLQRWDISREAIGQPGLQGGWFAAPDPALLTAFEARYSAAYGTPPHPLSALAYDGMAAIGALLAEARAEGKGDPFSTDRLTKSAGFAGVNGVFRFLPDGRNERALAIIEVSLGDARPIDPAPRSFAPADGS; this is translated from the coding sequence ATGCAGAAACGCAATTTCGTTCGCCTGATTGCGGCAGTCGCCGGCCTTGCCGCGCTGTCAGCCTGCACAGGGCCAATTGCGCCACAACAAGGCAACGCCGCCCCCTCCGGGCCGGTGACGGTCGCACTTCTGGTGCCGACAGGTTCCGCCGATGCCAACCAGGATCAACTCGGCCAGAGCCTCGTCAACGCCGCCGAACTTGCCAACCGCGATCTTGCATCGCTGGAGATAACACTGAAGACCTACGGCACCGCCGGCGATCAGACAACCGCCGCCAGCGCGGCAAACCAGGCCATCGCCGAAGGTGCCGACATCATCCTCGGCCCGCTCTTCGGCGACACCACCACCGCCGTCGCACCCATCGCTGGCGCGAAAGCGCTGAAAATACTCAGTTTTTCCAATAATCCGGAAATCGCCGGCGGCAACACCTACATTCTCGGCCAGACTTTCGAAAACACAGCCCGCCGCGTCACGTCCTTCGCGGCTGGGCGCGGCCTCAACCGCCTCGCCATCGTCCATCCGTCCGGGCTGGAAGGCGAGACCGCACGTGACGCCATCCGCACAGCCGCCGCTGCGGCAGGGTCCACCATTGTCACCGAAGGCAGTTACGAGCTTTCTGTCGAAGGCATCACTGAAGCAGCCTCCGGCATTGCCACCGGCATCCGTGGGTCCGGCGCCAACGCTGTGATGCTGACCGATGGCCCGACCGCCGGCCTGCCTTACATCACCGAAAGCCTGCGCGGCCTCGGCGTTCGCCCGGCCGCCGCAAAGTTCATAGGCCTCCAGCGCTGGGACATCAGCCGGGAGGCGATCGGCCAGCCCGGCCTTCAGGGGGGATGGTTTGCGGCACCCGACCCGGCCTTGCTCACCGCCTTCGAGGCCCGTTACAGCGCAGCATACGGCACCCCGCCCCACCCGCTTTCCGCCCTTGCCTATGACGGCATGGCCGCAATCGGTGCCCTGCTCGCCGAAGCCCGCGCCGAGGGCAAGGGGGACCCGTTCTCCACAGATCGGCTGACAAAATCCGCTGGTTTCGCCGGTGTTAACGGCGTGTTCCGTTTCCTTCCTGATGGTCGGAATGAACGCGCACTTGCCATTATTGAGGTTTCCCTAGGTGACGCACGCCCCATCGATCCGGCGCCAAGAAGTTTCGCCCCTGCCGACGGCTCCTGA
- a CDS encoding [protein-PII] uridylyltransferase — protein MTHAPSIRRQEVSPLPTAPEYSSWQRLGLTPEDLFDADALLARVTGDASDPAKIRDLFVSELSEARLAARARVAEVLQADPFAAREAISAYSYITDQMLCATFRMVTQHLHPNPNPTNSEQMSVIAVGGYGRAEMAPFSDVDLLFLTPYKQTAWGESVIESTLYILWDLKIKLGHSVRTVDECLRQAKADVTIRTSLLENRFLFGAEELAEELNSRLWSELFDLTGPEFVEAKLEERGNRHKRNGGSRYLVEPNVKESKGGLRDLQTLFWLAKYLNHTNSIEDLVSKGVFTAEEVAIFREAENFLWTARVHLHLVTGRATEKLTFDAQVELAAILGFKNTRGQRGVERFMQTYFTHAKRVGELTRVFLVGLEAKHVKARPSLTQAFSRWFSHSSSNLSAGYVINNGRLDVEDERAMEKDPVNILRTMQEGLRTGLLLHPNAMRQITSNVHRIGQKMRKDPVANKLFVNLLLDKNDPIRALRRLNELDFLGAFIPEFGKIVAMMQFNMYHHYTVDEHTLQCLTQLFQIEQGLLKEPLPVASSILERGVNRRVLYVAMLLHDIGKGRPEDHSIIGAKIAAKLCPRFGLSVEETETVTWLVRNHLVMSDFAQKRDLSDARTLRDFAAIVQTPARLKLLCVLTVCDIRGVGPGVWNNWKAVLIRDLYTRTLEILTGETDPKTTGERIAAAKVRFASALPDWTAEEVEAETNRHYDTFWLGLPTEIQTVMAQLGREAASEGSALSLDPDTDRDATRACFTMPDHPGLFSRIAGALALSNANVVDARTFTTSDGMWAAVFWIQDDDCKPFESVRLPRLRKTISRTLAGEVVAMEAFATKDKLTRRERDFEVPTEITINNDGSEIFSIIEVDTRDRPGLLYDLTRTLSDSGISIYSAIIATYGEQVVDTFYVKDLFGLKLHSRNKQAQIRTKLLTAIRQGRERAKG, from the coding sequence GTGACGCACGCCCCATCGATCCGGCGCCAAGAAGTTTCGCCCCTGCCGACGGCTCCTGAGTACAGCAGCTGGCAACGGCTCGGCCTGACCCCGGAAGACCTGTTCGACGCCGATGCCCTTCTGGCCCGCGTAACCGGCGACGCATCGGATCCCGCGAAGATCCGAGACTTGTTCGTCAGCGAGCTGAGCGAAGCACGCCTGGCGGCGCGTGCCCGCGTCGCTGAAGTCCTTCAAGCCGATCCATTTGCCGCGCGAGAGGCGATTTCGGCCTACAGCTACATTACCGATCAGATGCTCTGTGCGACGTTCCGCATGGTTACACAGCACCTCCACCCCAACCCCAACCCGACCAACAGCGAACAGATGAGCGTCATTGCCGTCGGTGGCTACGGGCGTGCTGAAATGGCGCCGTTTTCGGATGTCGACCTGCTGTTCCTGACCCCCTACAAGCAGACGGCATGGGGCGAGAGCGTCATCGAAAGCACGCTCTACATCCTTTGGGATTTGAAGATAAAGCTCGGCCACTCCGTCCGCACCGTTGATGAATGTCTCAGGCAGGCCAAGGCCGATGTCACCATTCGCACAAGCCTGCTCGAGAACCGGTTTCTGTTCGGGGCTGAGGAACTGGCCGAGGAGCTGAATTCACGGCTATGGAGCGAATTGTTCGATCTCACGGGCCCCGAATTCGTCGAGGCAAAGCTTGAAGAACGCGGCAATCGGCATAAGCGTAACGGCGGATCGCGCTATCTGGTTGAGCCTAACGTCAAGGAGAGCAAGGGCGGACTGCGAGACCTGCAAACGCTTTTCTGGCTAGCGAAATACCTCAACCATACCAATTCGATAGAGGATCTTGTCAGCAAGGGTGTCTTCACCGCCGAAGAGGTGGCAATTTTCCGGGAAGCGGAAAATTTCCTCTGGACGGCTCGCGTTCATCTCCACCTCGTTACCGGTCGTGCAACCGAGAAACTGACGTTCGATGCACAGGTTGAACTGGCAGCGATCCTCGGGTTCAAGAACACGCGCGGCCAGCGCGGCGTCGAGCGGTTCATGCAAACCTATTTCACCCACGCCAAGCGAGTGGGCGAACTTACCCGCGTGTTCCTCGTCGGACTTGAGGCTAAGCACGTCAAGGCACGTCCCTCGCTGACGCAGGCCTTCTCCCGCTGGTTTTCCCACAGCAGCAGCAATCTTTCCGCCGGCTATGTCATCAACAACGGACGCCTCGACGTTGAAGACGAGCGTGCAATGGAGAAGGACCCGGTCAACATCCTGCGCACGATGCAGGAGGGGCTGCGAACAGGGCTGCTGCTCCATCCCAACGCGATGCGCCAAATCACCAGCAACGTCCACCGCATCGGCCAGAAGATGCGCAAGGATCCGGTGGCGAACAAGCTGTTCGTGAACCTGCTGCTCGACAAGAACGACCCGATTCGCGCATTGCGTCGCTTGAACGAACTCGACTTCCTCGGCGCCTTTATACCGGAGTTCGGCAAGATCGTCGCAATGATGCAGTTCAACATGTACCACCATTACACGGTGGACGAGCACACGCTGCAATGCCTGACGCAACTTTTCCAGATCGAGCAGGGGTTGCTCAAGGAACCTCTGCCCGTCGCTTCGTCGATTCTGGAGAGGGGCGTCAATCGGCGCGTGCTATACGTTGCCATGCTGCTGCACGATATCGGCAAAGGCCGGCCCGAGGATCATTCGATCATCGGCGCGAAGATCGCAGCCAAGCTCTGTCCGCGCTTTGGCCTCTCCGTCGAGGAAACCGAAACCGTCACCTGGCTTGTGCGCAACCACCTAGTGATGTCGGATTTCGCGCAGAAACGTGACCTGTCGGATGCGCGCACCTTGCGGGACTTCGCTGCCATCGTGCAGACGCCGGCCCGTCTGAAGCTGCTCTGCGTTCTGACGGTTTGCGACATCCGCGGTGTGGGTCCAGGGGTTTGGAACAATTGGAAAGCGGTTCTGATCCGCGACCTTTACACCCGGACGCTGGAAATTCTCACGGGGGAAACCGACCCGAAGACGACCGGAGAGCGGATCGCGGCCGCGAAGGTGAGATTTGCCTCGGCCCTGCCCGATTGGACGGCAGAAGAGGTCGAAGCGGAGACCAATCGCCACTACGATACATTCTGGCTCGGCCTTCCGACCGAAATTCAGACCGTCATGGCGCAGTTGGGTCGCGAAGCAGCAAGTGAAGGGTCAGCGCTGAGCCTCGACCCCGACACCGACCGTGACGCAACCCGCGCATGCTTCACGATGCCCGACCATCCGGGCCTTTTCTCTCGCATTGCCGGTGCACTTGCGCTTTCCAATGCAAACGTCGTCGATGCCCGCACCTTCACCACATCCGACGGTATGTGGGCGGCGGTCTTCTGGATTCAGGATGACGATTGCAAGCCTTTCGAATCCGTCCGCCTGCCGCGCCTTCGCAAAACCATCTCGCGCACGCTCGCGGGTGAGGTTGTGGCGATGGAGGCCTTCGCGACGAAGGATAAGCTCACACGGCGCGAACGGGATTTCGAGGTGCCGACCGAAATCACCATCAACAACGACGGCTCGGAAATCTTCTCGATCATCGAAGTCGATACCCGCGACCGTCCCGGTTTGTTGTACGACCTCACCCGCACGCTCTCCGATTCCGGTATCTCCATTTATTCCGCAATCATTGCCACCTACGGGGAGCAGGTCGTCGATACGTTCTACGTCAAGGATCTGTTCGGCCTGAAACTGCATTCACGCAATAAGCAAGCGCAGATTCGTACCAAACTGCTCACCGCCATCCGGCAGGGCCGGGAACGGGCCAAGGGGTGA